Proteins co-encoded in one Setaria viridis chromosome 9, Setaria_viridis_v4.0, whole genome shotgun sequence genomic window:
- the LOC117837546 gene encoding inositol hexakisphosphate and diphosphoinositol-pentakisphosphate kinase VIP2 isoform X1, translating to MVVMEGNGGAGKITIGVCVMEKKRIRLDFQRVFSSPMEQILERLRAFGEFEIIIFGDKVILDDPIEIWPNCDCLIAFYSSGFPLQKVQAYAALRRPFLVNELEPQYLLHDRRKVYEHLEKYGIPVPNYALVNREYPYQELDYFIEQEDFVEVHGKRFLKPFVEKPVNGDDHRIMIYYPSSAGGGMKELFRKVGNRSSEFHPDVRRVRREGSYIYEEFMPTGGTDVKVYTVGPGYAHAEARKSPVVDGVVMRNPDGKEVRYPVLLTPMEKQMARDVCSAFKQMVCGFDLLRSDGRSYVCDVNGWSFVKNSYKYYDDAACILRKIFLDAKAPHLSSTIPPTLPWKSEPVQPTEGLTRQGSGIIGTFGQSEELRCVIVVIRHGDRTPKQKVKLKVTEEKLLNLMLKYNGGKPRAETKLKSAIQLQDLLDATRQLVPPTRSGRESDSDAEDIEHVEKLRQVKAVLEEGGHFSGIYRKVQLKPLKWIKVPKRNGDGQEERPIEALMILKYGGVLTHAGRKQAEELGRFFRNNIYPGEGTGLLRLHSTYRHDLKIYSSDEGRVQMSAAAFAKGLLDLEGQLTPILVSLVSKDSSMLDGLEDASTEMNEAKARLHEIIISNTKEKDTEGSAEFPWMVDGAGLPVNASQLLPKMAKLTKEVTAQVKLLAEGEDEKLALTSSFSKYDQAKALGKTTIDVARIAAGLPCGSESFLLMFARWRKLERDLYNERKDRFDITQIPDVYDSCKYDLLHNAHLDLEGLKELFKVAQTLADGVIPNEYGINPKQKLKIGSKIARRLLGKILIDLRNTREEAISVAEPKFIEDEAIFLPTKEAEHQQKIHVRNEDGRRSSSTSEKSLDQEDEDDRETKYRLDPKYANVRTPERHVRTRLYFTSESHIHSLMNVLRYCNLDECLQGEDSLVCQSALDRLHRTKELDYMSNIVLRMFENIEVPLEDEKRFRIEMTFSRGADLSPLEDKASESSSLLQEHTLPIMGPERLQEVGSCLTMDKFEKMVRPFAMPPEDFPPAAPPQALGYFTKGAGVLERLASLWPFHKGAGATNGK from the exons ATGGTGGTGATGGAGGGTAATGGCGGCGCCGGCAAGATCACCATTGGCGTCTGCGTCATGGAGAAGAAG CGCATACGTCTCGATTTCCAGCGC GTGTTCTCTTCTCCAATGGAGCAGATTCTCGAGCGGCTCCGCGCGTTTGGAGAATTCGAG ATAATAATATTTGGAGATAAGGTTATTCTTGACGATCCTATTGAGAT TTGGCCAAACTGTGATTGCTTGATTGCCTTCTATTCCTCCGGTTTTCCTCTACAAAAGGTTCAAGCTTATGCTGCTTTGAGAAG GCCGTTTTTAGTCAATGAATTGGAGCCACAATACCTCCTTCATGACCGCAGAAAAGTGTATGAG CATCTAGAGAAGTATGGAATTCCTGTGCCCAATTATGCTCTTGTCAATAGGGAATATCCATACCAAGAGCTAGACTACTTCATTGAGCAAGAAGATTTTGTTGAGGTTCATGGAAAACGATTTTTGAAGCCTTTCGTGGAGAAACCTGTCAATG GGGATGATCACCGAATAATGATATATTATCCAAGTTCTGCTGGGGGTGGAATGAAGGAATTATTCCGAAAG GTTGGTAACCGTTCTAGTGAATTCCACCCTGATGTTAGGAGAGTGAGGCGTGAAGGATCTTACATATATGAGGAATTCATGCCTACTGGTGGCACCGATGTTAAA GTTTATACTGTTGGCCCAGGATATGCACATGCTGAGGCACGGAAATCTCCAGTTGTTGATGGTGTTGTTATGAGGAACCCTGATGGAAAAGAA GTACGATACCCTGTACTTTTGACCCCTATGGAGAAACAAATGGCAAGAGATGTCTGCAGTGCTTTTAAACAGATG GTATGTGGTTTTGATCTATTAAGGTCTGATGGGAGATCGTATGTCTGTGATGTCAATGGATGGAGCTTTGTAAAGAACTCATACAA GTATTATGATGATGCTGCTTGCATCTTGAGAAAAATATTTCTTGATGCTAAAGCTCCTCACCTTTCATCAACCATACCTCCAACTCTTCCTTGGAAATCTGAACCTGTTCAGCCCACTGAAGGTCTTACACGACAGGGTAGTGGAATAATTGGCACATTTGGGCAGTCAGAAGAACTACGCTGTGTAATTGTTGTGATACGCCA TGGTGATCGGACACCAAAACAGAAGGTGAAATTGAAAGTTACAGAGGAAAAGCTCCTGAATTTGATGTTGAAGTACAATGGTGGAAAGCCAAGAGCCGAG ACGAAACTGAAAAGCGCCATACAATTACAAGACTTGCTAGATGCTACAAGACAACTTGTACCACCAACTAG GTCTGGTCGGGAGAGTGATAGTGATGCTGAAGATATCGAGCATGTTGAAAAACTTCGACAAGTCAAAGCAGTACTGGAGGAG GGTGGGCATTTCTCGGGCATTTATAGGAAAGTGCAGCTAAAGCCACTGAAATGGATAAAAGTTCCAAAGCGCAATGGTGATGGTCAAGAGGAACGACCAATTGAAGCCCTGATGATTCTGAAATATGGTGGTGTACTCACTCATGCTGGGAGAAAGCAG GCAGAGGAGTTGGGAAGGTTTTTCAGAAACAACATATATCCAG GTGAAGGAACTGGTTTGCTTCGTCTCCATAGCACGTACAGACATGatttaaaaatatatagttCAGACGAAGGCCGTGTACAG ATGTCTGCAGCAGCATTTGCAAAAGGCCTTCTTGATTTGGAAGGGCAGCTGACTCCAATACTG GTATCTCTAGTAAGTAAAGACTCCTCCATGCTAGATGGACTGGAAGATGCGAGCACCGAGATGAATGAAGCAAAG GCTAGGTTGCATGAGATTATCATTTCGAATACTAAAGAAAAGGACACTGAAGGGTCAGCAGAATTTCCGTGGATGGTTGATGGTGCAGGATTGCCTGTAAATGCTTCCCAACTCCTGCCAAAGATG GCCAAGTTGACAAAAGAAGTAACTGCACAAGTCAAGCTACTTGCTGAAGGTGAAGATGAAAAGCTTGCATTGACAAGCTCATTTTCTAAATATGACCAAGCAAAAGCTCTTGGGAAGACAACTATTGATGTGGCTCGAATTGCTGCTGGGTTGCCTTGTGGTAGTGAAAGCTTCCTCTTGATGTTTGCCAGATGGAGAAAACTTGAGAGGGATTTATACAATGAAAGAAAAGA CCGTTTTGACATTACCCAGATCCCAGATGTATATGACTCCTGCAA ATATGACCTTTTGCATAATGCTCATCTTGATCTTGAGGGTTTGAAAGAGCTCTTCAAAGTTGCCCAA ACACTTGCTGATGGTGTCATTCCAAATGAGTATGGGATCAACCCAAAGCAAAAACTAAAAATTGGTTCAAAG ataGCACGCCGTTTATTGGGAAAAATCCTAATTGATCTACGCAACACTCGTGAAGAAGCTATCAGTGTTGCTGAACCAAAATTTATTGAAGACGAAGCTATATTCCTACCAACAAAAGAAGCAGAACACCAGCAAAAGATTCATGTTAGAAATGAGGATGGAAGAAGATCTAGTTCTACTAGTGAGAAGTCATTGGAccaggaagatgaagatgatagAGAAACTAAATATCGCCTAGATCCTAA GTATGCCAATGTGAGGACACCTGAGCGTCATGTCCGCACAAGGCTTTACTTCACATCG GAATCTCATATACACTCCTTAATGAATGTCCTTCGCTACTGCAATTTGGACGAATGTCTACAAGGAGAAGATAGCCTTGTCTGCCAAAGTGCTTTGGACCGTCTACATAGAACTAAGGAGCTTGACTACATGAGTAATATTGTGCTTAGAATGTTTGAAAACATAGAG GTTCCATTAGAAGATGAGAAAAGGTTCCGGATTGAAATGACATTCAGTCGTGGTGCTGATCTCAGTCCCCTAGAG GACAAGGCCAGCGAAAGTTCTTCCTTGCTCCAGGAGCACACCCTGCCAATAATGGGACCCGAGAGACTACAGGAAGTTGGGTCCTGCTTGACGATGGACAAGTTTGAGAAAATGGTGCGGCCATTTGCCATGCCTCCGGAGGATTTCCCCCCTGCTGCTCCCCCACAGGCCTTGGGCTACTTCACAAAAGGTGCTGGAGTGCTTGAAAGGTTGGCTAGCCTCTGGCCTTTCCACAAGGGTGCAGGCGCAACTAATGGAAAATAG
- the LOC117837546 gene encoding inositol hexakisphosphate and diphosphoinositol-pentakisphosphate kinase VIP2 isoform X2, translating to MVVMEGNGGAGKITIGVCVMEKKVFSSPMEQILERLRAFGEFEIIIFGDKVILDDPIEIWPNCDCLIAFYSSGFPLQKVQAYAALRRPFLVNELEPQYLLHDRRKVYEHLEKYGIPVPNYALVNREYPYQELDYFIEQEDFVEVHGKRFLKPFVEKPVNGDDHRIMIYYPSSAGGGMKELFRKVGNRSSEFHPDVRRVRREGSYIYEEFMPTGGTDVKVYTVGPGYAHAEARKSPVVDGVVMRNPDGKEVRYPVLLTPMEKQMARDVCSAFKQMVCGFDLLRSDGRSYVCDVNGWSFVKNSYKYYDDAACILRKIFLDAKAPHLSSTIPPTLPWKSEPVQPTEGLTRQGSGIIGTFGQSEELRCVIVVIRHGDRTPKQKVKLKVTEEKLLNLMLKYNGGKPRAETKLKSAIQLQDLLDATRQLVPPTRSGRESDSDAEDIEHVEKLRQVKAVLEEGGHFSGIYRKVQLKPLKWIKVPKRNGDGQEERPIEALMILKYGGVLTHAGRKQAEELGRFFRNNIYPGEGTGLLRLHSTYRHDLKIYSSDEGRVQMSAAAFAKGLLDLEGQLTPILVSLVSKDSSMLDGLEDASTEMNEAKARLHEIIISNTKEKDTEGSAEFPWMVDGAGLPVNASQLLPKMAKLTKEVTAQVKLLAEGEDEKLALTSSFSKYDQAKALGKTTIDVARIAAGLPCGSESFLLMFARWRKLERDLYNERKDRFDITQIPDVYDSCKYDLLHNAHLDLEGLKELFKVAQTLADGVIPNEYGINPKQKLKIGSKIARRLLGKILIDLRNTREEAISVAEPKFIEDEAIFLPTKEAEHQQKIHVRNEDGRRSSSTSEKSLDQEDEDDRETKYRLDPKYANVRTPERHVRTRLYFTSESHIHSLMNVLRYCNLDECLQGEDSLVCQSALDRLHRTKELDYMSNIVLRMFENIEVPLEDEKRFRIEMTFSRGADLSPLEDKASESSSLLQEHTLPIMGPERLQEVGSCLTMDKFEKMVRPFAMPPEDFPPAAPPQALGYFTKGAGVLERLASLWPFHKGAGATNGK from the exons ATGGTGGTGATGGAGGGTAATGGCGGCGCCGGCAAGATCACCATTGGCGTCTGCGTCATGGAGAAGAAG GTGTTCTCTTCTCCAATGGAGCAGATTCTCGAGCGGCTCCGCGCGTTTGGAGAATTCGAG ATAATAATATTTGGAGATAAGGTTATTCTTGACGATCCTATTGAGAT TTGGCCAAACTGTGATTGCTTGATTGCCTTCTATTCCTCCGGTTTTCCTCTACAAAAGGTTCAAGCTTATGCTGCTTTGAGAAG GCCGTTTTTAGTCAATGAATTGGAGCCACAATACCTCCTTCATGACCGCAGAAAAGTGTATGAG CATCTAGAGAAGTATGGAATTCCTGTGCCCAATTATGCTCTTGTCAATAGGGAATATCCATACCAAGAGCTAGACTACTTCATTGAGCAAGAAGATTTTGTTGAGGTTCATGGAAAACGATTTTTGAAGCCTTTCGTGGAGAAACCTGTCAATG GGGATGATCACCGAATAATGATATATTATCCAAGTTCTGCTGGGGGTGGAATGAAGGAATTATTCCGAAAG GTTGGTAACCGTTCTAGTGAATTCCACCCTGATGTTAGGAGAGTGAGGCGTGAAGGATCTTACATATATGAGGAATTCATGCCTACTGGTGGCACCGATGTTAAA GTTTATACTGTTGGCCCAGGATATGCACATGCTGAGGCACGGAAATCTCCAGTTGTTGATGGTGTTGTTATGAGGAACCCTGATGGAAAAGAA GTACGATACCCTGTACTTTTGACCCCTATGGAGAAACAAATGGCAAGAGATGTCTGCAGTGCTTTTAAACAGATG GTATGTGGTTTTGATCTATTAAGGTCTGATGGGAGATCGTATGTCTGTGATGTCAATGGATGGAGCTTTGTAAAGAACTCATACAA GTATTATGATGATGCTGCTTGCATCTTGAGAAAAATATTTCTTGATGCTAAAGCTCCTCACCTTTCATCAACCATACCTCCAACTCTTCCTTGGAAATCTGAACCTGTTCAGCCCACTGAAGGTCTTACACGACAGGGTAGTGGAATAATTGGCACATTTGGGCAGTCAGAAGAACTACGCTGTGTAATTGTTGTGATACGCCA TGGTGATCGGACACCAAAACAGAAGGTGAAATTGAAAGTTACAGAGGAAAAGCTCCTGAATTTGATGTTGAAGTACAATGGTGGAAAGCCAAGAGCCGAG ACGAAACTGAAAAGCGCCATACAATTACAAGACTTGCTAGATGCTACAAGACAACTTGTACCACCAACTAG GTCTGGTCGGGAGAGTGATAGTGATGCTGAAGATATCGAGCATGTTGAAAAACTTCGACAAGTCAAAGCAGTACTGGAGGAG GGTGGGCATTTCTCGGGCATTTATAGGAAAGTGCAGCTAAAGCCACTGAAATGGATAAAAGTTCCAAAGCGCAATGGTGATGGTCAAGAGGAACGACCAATTGAAGCCCTGATGATTCTGAAATATGGTGGTGTACTCACTCATGCTGGGAGAAAGCAG GCAGAGGAGTTGGGAAGGTTTTTCAGAAACAACATATATCCAG GTGAAGGAACTGGTTTGCTTCGTCTCCATAGCACGTACAGACATGatttaaaaatatatagttCAGACGAAGGCCGTGTACAG ATGTCTGCAGCAGCATTTGCAAAAGGCCTTCTTGATTTGGAAGGGCAGCTGACTCCAATACTG GTATCTCTAGTAAGTAAAGACTCCTCCATGCTAGATGGACTGGAAGATGCGAGCACCGAGATGAATGAAGCAAAG GCTAGGTTGCATGAGATTATCATTTCGAATACTAAAGAAAAGGACACTGAAGGGTCAGCAGAATTTCCGTGGATGGTTGATGGTGCAGGATTGCCTGTAAATGCTTCCCAACTCCTGCCAAAGATG GCCAAGTTGACAAAAGAAGTAACTGCACAAGTCAAGCTACTTGCTGAAGGTGAAGATGAAAAGCTTGCATTGACAAGCTCATTTTCTAAATATGACCAAGCAAAAGCTCTTGGGAAGACAACTATTGATGTGGCTCGAATTGCTGCTGGGTTGCCTTGTGGTAGTGAAAGCTTCCTCTTGATGTTTGCCAGATGGAGAAAACTTGAGAGGGATTTATACAATGAAAGAAAAGA CCGTTTTGACATTACCCAGATCCCAGATGTATATGACTCCTGCAA ATATGACCTTTTGCATAATGCTCATCTTGATCTTGAGGGTTTGAAAGAGCTCTTCAAAGTTGCCCAA ACACTTGCTGATGGTGTCATTCCAAATGAGTATGGGATCAACCCAAAGCAAAAACTAAAAATTGGTTCAAAG ataGCACGCCGTTTATTGGGAAAAATCCTAATTGATCTACGCAACACTCGTGAAGAAGCTATCAGTGTTGCTGAACCAAAATTTATTGAAGACGAAGCTATATTCCTACCAACAAAAGAAGCAGAACACCAGCAAAAGATTCATGTTAGAAATGAGGATGGAAGAAGATCTAGTTCTACTAGTGAGAAGTCATTGGAccaggaagatgaagatgatagAGAAACTAAATATCGCCTAGATCCTAA GTATGCCAATGTGAGGACACCTGAGCGTCATGTCCGCACAAGGCTTTACTTCACATCG GAATCTCATATACACTCCTTAATGAATGTCCTTCGCTACTGCAATTTGGACGAATGTCTACAAGGAGAAGATAGCCTTGTCTGCCAAAGTGCTTTGGACCGTCTACATAGAACTAAGGAGCTTGACTACATGAGTAATATTGTGCTTAGAATGTTTGAAAACATAGAG GTTCCATTAGAAGATGAGAAAAGGTTCCGGATTGAAATGACATTCAGTCGTGGTGCTGATCTCAGTCCCCTAGAG GACAAGGCCAGCGAAAGTTCTTCCTTGCTCCAGGAGCACACCCTGCCAATAATGGGACCCGAGAGACTACAGGAAGTTGGGTCCTGCTTGACGATGGACAAGTTTGAGAAAATGGTGCGGCCATTTGCCATGCCTCCGGAGGATTTCCCCCCTGCTGCTCCCCCACAGGCCTTGGGCTACTTCACAAAAGGTGCTGGAGTGCTTGAAAGGTTGGCTAGCCTCTGGCCTTTCCACAAGGGTGCAGGCGCAACTAATGGAAAATAG